A genomic region of Christiangramia sp. OXR-203 contains the following coding sequences:
- a CDS encoding YicC/YloC family endoribonuclease, with translation MIQSMTGFGKSVTQIPTKKITVELKSLNSKNFDLNARIPSQYREKELELRNIISDSLGRGKVDLSIYVESTAEQTSTNVNTEAVKIYMDQLRKIVDASEIELLKMAVKMPDALKTEREEIDEEEFIVIETAVKDALKEINNFRTDEGEALEKDLQLRINNIKSLLEDVIRIDPDRVEAVRERLRKGIEDIKEQADENRFEQEIVYYIEKFDITEEKVRLDNHLDYFQKTLDSSDSNGRKLAFISQEIGREINTIGSKSNYAPMQQMVVQMKDELEKIKEQILNVL, from the coding sequence ATGATCCAATCGATGACAGGCTTTGGGAAGAGCGTTACACAAATTCCCACCAAGAAAATCACTGTTGAACTCAAATCTCTCAACAGTAAGAATTTTGACCTGAATGCCCGCATTCCGTCGCAATACCGTGAAAAGGAACTGGAACTTCGAAATATTATCTCCGATTCTCTTGGACGCGGTAAAGTAGACCTTTCCATTTATGTGGAATCTACCGCAGAACAAACTTCTACAAATGTCAATACTGAAGCAGTGAAGATCTACATGGATCAACTTCGGAAGATTGTAGATGCCAGTGAAATTGAGCTCTTGAAGATGGCAGTAAAAATGCCGGATGCCCTTAAAACTGAACGTGAGGAGATCGATGAAGAGGAATTCATTGTGATCGAAACTGCAGTAAAAGATGCTTTAAAAGAGATCAATAATTTTAGAACAGATGAAGGTGAAGCGCTCGAAAAGGATCTTCAACTTCGTATCAATAATATAAAATCCTTACTGGAAGATGTGATCAGGATCGATCCAGACCGTGTGGAAGCCGTTAGAGAAAGACTTCGGAAGGGTATAGAAGATATAAAGGAGCAGGCAGATGAAAATCGTTTTGAGCAGGAGATCGTATACTATATCGAAAAATTTGACATTACTGAAGAGAAGGTAAGACTGGATAACCATCTTGATTATTTTCAGAAGACGCTGGATTCTTCAGATTCCAATGGACGTAAGCTTGCGTTCATCTCCCAGGAAATAGGAAGAGAGATCAATACCATAGGTAGCAAATCCAATTATGCACCAATGCAACAAATGGTGGTGCAAATGAAGGATGAACTTGAAAAGATTAAAGAACAGATCTTAAACGTATTGTAA
- the gmk gene encoding guanylate kinase, with the protein MDDGKLIVFSAPSGSGKTTIVRHLLKHEELKLDFSISATSREARGEEKHGQDYYFLSLSDFKQKIKNDEFLEWEEVYRDNFYGTLKSEVERIWAKGKHVIFDIDVVGGLDIKHIYPDRTLAVFVKPPSIEELKIRLKKRKTESDDKINMRVAKASIELATAPQFDFIIENNHLGTALKEAYNLVSNYVGADNIKE; encoded by the coding sequence ATGGACGACGGTAAATTGATCGTATTTTCAGCTCCTTCAGGATCAGGTAAAACTACCATAGTTAGACATTTATTGAAACATGAGGAATTGAAACTTGATTTTTCAATTTCAGCTACCTCGAGAGAAGCCAGAGGTGAAGAAAAACATGGGCAGGACTATTATTTCCTTTCTCTATCAGATTTTAAACAAAAAATTAAAAACGACGAATTCCTGGAATGGGAAGAAGTCTATCGCGATAATTTCTACGGAACCTTAAAAAGCGAAGTGGAACGAATCTGGGCAAAAGGAAAGCACGTCATTTTTGATATTGACGTGGTTGGTGGATTGGATATCAAACATATTTATCCAGACAGAACGCTCGCAGTATTCGTGAAACCTCCAAGTATCGAAGAATTAAAGATCAGGTTAAAAAAGCGTAAGACTGAAAGTGATGATAAAATAAATATGCGTGTAGCAAAAGCTTCCATTGAACTTGCAACCGCACCTCAATTTGATTTTATTATCGAGAACAATCACCTGGGAACTGCTTTAAAGGAAGCTTATAATTTGGTTTCCAATTATGTTGGCGCAGATAACATAAAAGAATGA
- the nadD gene encoding nicotinate (nicotinamide) nucleotide adenylyltransferase → MNRKVGLFFGSFNPIHIGHLIIANHMVEHSDLDEVWLVVTPHNPHKKKSSLLDNHHRLEMVYRACEHFENLKPSNIEFGLEQPNYTVNSLAHLQEKFPTNEFCLIMGEDNLKSLHRWKNYEVILENHQLYVYPRIAEGMVVERFRNHSKITRVEAPIIEISATFIRKSISEGKNVTPLLPDDVWKYIDEMNFYK, encoded by the coding sequence ATGAACAGGAAAGTAGGTTTATTCTTTGGGTCTTTTAATCCTATCCATATAGGTCATTTGATCATTGCCAATCATATGGTAGAACATTCAGATCTTGATGAGGTCTGGCTCGTCGTGACTCCGCACAATCCGCACAAAAAGAAAAGCAGCTTACTTGATAATCATCACAGACTCGAAATGGTGTATAGGGCTTGTGAACATTTCGAAAACCTCAAACCCAGTAATATTGAATTTGGTCTGGAGCAACCAAATTATACCGTAAATTCGCTTGCACACTTACAAGAAAAGTTTCCTACGAATGAGTTCTGTCTAATTATGGGTGAAGATAATTTAAAGAGCTTGCACCGCTGGAAGAATTATGAGGTTATACTTGAAAATCATCAGTTGTATGTTTATCCTCGAATAGCTGAAGGTATGGTGGTTGAAAGATTTAGAAATCATTCAAAAATAACCAGAGTTGAAGCTCCAATCATAGAGATCTCAGCAACCTTTATAAGAAAATCTATTTCCGAAGGAAAGAACGTAACACCTTTATTGCCAGATGATGTCTGGAAGTATATTGATGAAATGAATTTTTATAAATAA
- the lysM gene encoding peptidoglycan-binding protein LysM: protein MGLFSFIKNAGKKIFGVDKPKDNEVSTTDNQLKEKKENERVSRNLEETIRDLNLKADNLHINIEHDMATITGTALDQATREKIVLVVGNSEGIAQVDDRMDVENKEPEAVFHTVERGDTLSKISKKHYADPNQYPLIFEANKPMLDDPDKIYPGQVLRIPPMDSKR, encoded by the coding sequence ATGGGATTATTTTCGTTCATTAAGAATGCAGGAAAAAAGATCTTTGGCGTAGATAAGCCGAAGGACAATGAAGTAAGTACAACAGATAATCAGTTGAAAGAGAAGAAGGAAAATGAAAGAGTATCCAGAAATCTGGAAGAGACTATTCGGGACCTGAACCTAAAAGCTGATAATCTTCATATTAATATCGAACATGATATGGCTACCATCACAGGAACCGCTTTAGATCAGGCAACCCGTGAAAAGATCGTACTGGTTGTAGGTAATTCTGAAGGAATTGCGCAGGTAGACGATAGAATGGATGTTGAAAATAAAGAGCCTGAAGCTGTATTCCATACTGTAGAAAGAGGCGATACTTTGAGTAAGATATCTAAAAAGCATTATGCGGATCCAAACCAGTATCCATTGATCTTCGAAGCAAATAAACCTATGCTGGATGATCCAGATAAAATTTATCCCGGGCAGGTTCTAAGAATACCTCCAATGGATAGTAAAAGATAG